A region of Micropterus dolomieu isolate WLL.071019.BEF.003 ecotype Adirondacks linkage group LG01, ASM2129224v1, whole genome shotgun sequence DNA encodes the following proteins:
- the ptchd1 gene encoding patched domain-containing protein 1: MLVSAPGLSGRWERLEPRPRARMLRQVLHAGLRTSFHALGRFVASHPVFFASAPVLLSILLGASFSRYRVEDDVESLLAPKHSLAKIEGNLVDSLFPVNRSKHALYSDLQTPGRYGRVIVTSRKGSVLDPIHLDTILKLHRRIYQMQVMVPATGFNSFNYSFSYLCLPDDKNVCIIDDIIRAMEEIQSARASNRSVPVLRYPITQLADGRQAYIGHQLGGVQGWGPSGAVRGPGTGARGEGVRSARALQLTYYLQARGSLMDRVASQWEKAFCAELQQFAALHPKLGLYPSTSSSLRTDFQFSSVLARRPLLASLGVCGVLAVLCCSMRDCVRSKPWLGLLALLSITLSGLTAAGILNLTGATYNSTYLGIPFVMLGHGLFGSFEMLSSWRRTREDQHVKERVASVFEDVMLRFSGSTMLHLMTLGLAASPLTNMEAVRLFCRTAAFAVTIGYVYMLSFYSSCLVFTGYLETGYRHGCFCRRVPKPDRLDSKPAWYRCLMYTRYQDEAQTTNPPNEVDHSHDHTANPDLTHTHAHTHPHTANNIAAHSHGNVANSTHTHPHPLTHSTVNTDPQDSHLLLGCVRRCYGDWITNTYVKPFVVLLYLVYISFGLMGFLQVTQGSDPSALVAMDTATVLYTRAQQRYFSSYSPVIGFYIYESAPYWNASVQRDLLEYAKGFQRISWLEAYLNYLSDRNQSTNQPRENFTHTLRNFFLREPQFAHFADDIIFAERGQGEEPDVAASRIFLVAKTTENKREEMSVLLDTLRRLSLTSRVRFLIFNPSFVYLDRYAAAVSSPLRHSLLAVLFLLGLSSLAVVDPLVAVWLGLTLLSVQFGVLGFMTLWGVELDCMSVLCLISALGHSADCNGPLLCGFASGRGESRTRWVRVALERHGVPSLQTLICYGAALVPVGSVRSNLTHTLFRCLTLTAGCSALHTLAFLPTLLTFLPPSKTRGHGPEGDGQRQEVECVEMNDSTRVVDQITTV; the protein is encoded by the exons ATGCTCGTCAGTGCTCCGGGGCTTTCCGGTCGGTGGGAGAGGCTCGAGCCGCGGCCGCGCGCTAGGATGCTGCGCCAGGTGTTGCACGCGGGCCTGAGGACCTCCTTCCACGCGCTGGGTCGGTTCGTGGCGAGCCACCCGGTGTTCTTCGCCTCGGCACCGGTACTCCTCTCCATCCTGCTGGGGGCCAGCTTCAGCCGGTACCGCGTGGAGGACGACGTGGAGAGCCTGCTCGCGCCCAAGCACAGCCTGGCCAAGATAGAGGGCAACCTGGTGGATAGCCTGTTCCCCGTGAACCGCTCCAAGCACGCGCTCTACTCTGACCTGCAAACACCGGGCCGCTATGGGCGCGTGATTGTTACCAGCCGAAAGGGAAGTGTGCTGGACCCTATTCATCTGGACACTATATTAAAG CTCCACAGGCGGATCTACCAGATGCAGGTGATGGTCCCAGCCACAGGCTTCAACAGCTTCAACTACTCCTTCTCCTACCTCTGTCTCCCCGACGACAAGAACGTCTGCATCATTGACGACATCATCCGTGCCATGGAGGAGATCCAGTCTGCTCGCGCCTCCAACCGATCCGTCCCAGTCCTGCGGTACCCAATCACGCAGCTGGCAGATGGAAGGCAGGCGTACATTGGCCACCAACTGGGTGGCGTGCAGGGCTGGGGTCCCAGCGGGGCGGTACGTGGTCCTGGGACAGGAGCCAGGGGAGAAGGTGTACGTTCTGCCAGGGCGTTGCAGCTCACCTACTACCTCCAAGCCCGCGGCAGCCTGATGGACCGGGTGGCCAGCCAATGGGAAAAGGCCTTCTGTGCTGAGTTACAGCAATTTGCAGCGTTGCACCCTAAACTGGGGCTGTACCCTTCCACTTCCTCTTCTCTGAGGACAGACTTCCAGTTCTCTTCGGTTCTGGCACGCCGTCCCCTGTTGGCCAGCTTGGGAGTGTGTGGTGTGCTGGCCGTCCTCTGCTGCTCTATGAGGGATTGTGTGAGGTCTAAACCCTGGTTGGGTCTGTTGGCTCTGCTGTCAATAACACTGTCAGGCCTCACTGCTGCTGGGATACTCAACCTAACCGGGGCCACCTACAACTCTACGTACCTGGGAATCCCTTTCGTCATGCTTG GTCACGGGCTCTTCGGCTCCTTTGAGATGCTGTCGTCATGGAGGCGAACTCGGGAGGACCAGCATGTGAAGGAGCGTGTGGCGAGCGTCTTTGAGGACGTCATGCTGCGGTTCTCCGGCTCCACCATGCTCCACCTGATGACCCTGGGCCTGGCCGCCTCGCCGCTCACCAACATGGAGGCTGTCCGGCTCTTCTGCCGCACCGCCGCCTTTGCTGTCACAATTGGCTATGTTTACATGTTGTCCTTCTACAGTTCCTGTCTGGTGTTCACGGGATACTTAGAGACCGGGTACAGACATGGCTGCTTCTGCCGGCGAGTCCCCAAACCCGACCGGCTGGACTCCAAACCGGCCTGGTACAGGTGTCTAATGTACACTCGTTATCAGGATGAGGCTCAAACAACCAACCCACCAAACGAGGTCGATCACAGTCACGATCACACAGCAAACCCTGACCtaactcacacacatgcacacacacacccacatacggCGAACAACATCGCCGCGCATTCACACGGCAATGTGGCtaactccacacacacacatccacatccacTCACACATTCCACGGTTAACACGGACCCTCAGGACTCTCACCTTTTGCTGGGGTGTGTGAGGCGTTGCTATGGAGACTGGATCACTAACACCTATGTCAAACCCTTTGTGGTTCTGCTGTATTTGGTTTACATCTCCTTCGGACTGATGGGCTTCCTGCAG GTGACGCAGGGTTCAGACCCCAGTGCACTGGTTGCCATGGACACTGCGACAGTATTGTACACTCGTGCACAGCAGCGTTACTTCAGCTCCTACTCCCCCGTCATTGGATTCTACATCTACGAAAGCGCCCCCTACTGGAACGCCTCGGTGCAGCGGGACCTGCTTGAATATGCCAAAGGCTTCCAGCGAATCAGCTGGCTGGAAGCTTACCTGAATTACCTGTCCGATCGCAACCAGTCCACCAACCAGCCGCGGGAAAACTTTACCCACACACTCCGCAACTTCTTTCTCCGCGAGCCGCAGTTCGCCCACTTCGCCGATGACATCATATTTGCAGAGCGTGGTCAGGGCGAGGAGCCTGATGTGGCGGCGTCTCGAATCTTCCTGGTGGCCAAGACGACAGAGAACAAGCGCGAGGAGATGTCAGTGCTGCTGGACACGCTGCGACGCCTGTCACTGACCTCACGTGTCCGCTTCCTAATCTTCAACCCGTCCTTCGTCTACTTGGACCGCTACGCTGCAGCGGTCAGCTCCCCCCTCAGACACTCACTGCTGGCGGTGCTTTTCCTGTTGGGTCTGTCCTCGCTGGCCGTTGTGGACCCGCTGGTCGCTGTGTGGCTGGGCCTCACCCTGCTCTCCGTCCAGTTTGGGGTGCTGGGCTTCATGACCTTATGGGGTGTGGAGCTGGactgcatgtctgtgttgtgtCTGATCTCAGCCTTGGGACACTCAGCAGACTGCAACGGCCCCCTCCTCTGCGGTTTCGCCTCGGGTCGGGGTGAAAGCAGGACTCGCTGGGTTAGAGTGGCGTTGGAGAGACACGGGGTCCCCTCTCTACAGACGCTCATCTGCTACGGCGCCGCCCTGGTGCCTGTTGGCTCTGTACGTTccaacctcacacacacactgttccgCTGCCTCACCCTCACGGCCGGCTGCTCGGCCCTGCACACGCTTGCGTTCCTGCCCACCCTCCTCACATTCCTGCCTCCCTCCAAGACACGGGGGCACGGGCCTGAAGGAGATGGTCAGAGACAGGAGGTGGAGTGTGTTGAAATGAACGACAGCACTCGAGTGGTCGACCAGATCACCACTGTCTGA